The following coding sequences lie in one Heliangelus exortis chromosome 6, bHelExo1.hap1, whole genome shotgun sequence genomic window:
- the TMEM237 gene encoding transmembrane protein 237 yields the protein MECPYPSPCVHLVPSLQCQDEIPLSRPKKRKPKGKTPLDGIVQAAVRRQSESSEPLTPEPHEPPQRKRKKKKVPADSETSFTEQNVASLFQNGNGVDVPEAEETVARKQRKKPKKPRPAETQGSNELEVDEEDIIEDENRNSPDQQPVFAAPTGISQPVSKVFVEKNRRFQAADRAELIKTTENINVLLDVKASWTTRDVALSVHRSFRMIGLFTQGFLAGYAVWNIIVIYILAGNNLSSVSNLLEQYRTLAYPAQSLSYLLLSISTVSAFDRIDLAKASVALRGFLTLDPAAVASFLYFAALILTLSQQMTCDRINLYTPPSDNGSIWMAGKEEDIVQPWIVVNLVVSILVGTSWIFLSYRPELDHSEELMFHAEIEEFPQGDMPRIQP from the exons ATGGAGTGCCCTTACCCCTCACCTTG TGTCCACCTCGTGCCCTCCCTCCAGTGCCAAG atgAAATTCCACTCAGTCGTCCCAAAAAACGGAAACCCAAAGGAAAGACTCCACTAG ATGGCATCGTTCAAGCAGCAGTTCGCCGACAGTCTGAAAGCAGCGAGCCCCTAACTCCTGAACCTCATGAACCTCCTCAGAGGAAACGCAAGAAGAAGAAAGTACCTGCTG ATTCTGAGACCTCTTTTACCGAGCAAAATGTTGCATCCCTGTTTCAGAATGGAAATGGTGTGGATGTTCCCGAAGCTGAAGAAACAGTGGCCcgcaagcagagaaaaaaaccaaa GAAACCTCGGCCAGCTGAAACGCAGGGTTCAAATGAGCTGGAGGTGGATGAGGAAGACATCATTgaagatgaaaacagaaatagcCCAGATCAGCAGCCTGTGTTTGCTGCTCCCACTGGAATTAGCCAGCCTGTTAGCAAagtgtttgttgaaaaaaatc GACGTTTTCAGGCAGCCGATCGTGCAGAATTGattaaaaccactgaaaatatCAATGTACTTCTGGATGTGAAGGCGTCATGGACTACCAGAGATGTCGCCCTCTCTGTGCACCGAAGTTTCAG GATGATTGGACTCTTTACGCAAGGCTTTCTTGCTGGGTATGCTGTCTGGAACATCATTGTTATCTACATTTTGGCAGGAAATaatctttcttcagtttctaaCCTGCTCGAGCAGTACAGAACACTAGCATACCCAGCTCAAAGTTTGTCATATTTGTTGCTGTCTATCAGTACAGTGTCAGCCTTTGACAG GATTGATTTGGCAAAAGCATCAGTCGCACTGAGGGGCTTCCTTACCTTAGATCCAGCAGCAGTAGCCTCTTTCT TGTACTTTGCTGCTCTTATCTTAACCTTAAGCCAGCAGATGACTTGCGACAGAATTAACCTGTACACACCACCTTCAGACAATGGCAGCATCTG GATGGCAGGCAAAGAGGAAGACATTGTTCAGCCATGGATTGTGGTGAATCTGGTAGTGTCTATTCTAGTTGGGACAAGTTGGATCTTCCTGTCATATCGACCTGAGCTAGACCACAGTGAAG aaCTGATGTTTCATGCTGAAATTGAAGAATTTCCCCAGGGAGATATGCCCAGAATCCAGCCATAG